The window CGGGCGATATCAAGAGGAGCCAGCGATGTCCGATATGGAAACCCAGCTTCAGCAATTGCTCGACAAGCAGGCGATCACCGAACGCATCTACGATTATGGCCGCTCGATGGACCGGCTCGACAAGGAACTGGGCTATGCCGTATTTCACGCGGATTGCCCCGCCGATTATGGCGAGCAGATGTTCGTCGGGACGGGCCACGGCTTCGTCGACATGTGCATGTCGGTCCACCCGCACTTCCACGCCCATTCGCACCAGTTTTCGAACATCCGCATCTGGATCGA is drawn from Sphingomonas crocodyli and contains these coding sequences:
- a CDS encoding nuclear transport factor 2 family protein; this encodes MSDMETQLQQLLDKQAITERIYDYGRSMDRLDKELGYAVFHADCPADYGEQMFVGTGHGFVDMCMSVHPHFHAHSHQFSNIRIWIDGPDKARSETYADVTLRRYEGDQAQDIRNLGRYIDRWEKRDGEWRIAERKFVLDFDVSGPATGAFATTGKRDRTDPSYFGN